The genomic stretch CGTGGCGCGGACTCGCTACGCAACCGCTTTCGCCGATTATATCCGACAGCAAATCCGGATGTTGCGGTTTTCACTGGATATTTGGACTCGGCCTTCGGAATGCAAGCGCGCGAGGGCACACACCGCCGCATGTCCACGCGGAGAGGACAAGAGACAACCTGCATCCGGAAGCGGGCTTAAGCCTTCACAATCCGATCACGGCCGCGTTTCACCTTCGCCGTGGCGTTTCGCGAATCGACAACGAGCTTCGAATTCCGAACAATGAAGTCGTAATCGTAGGCACTGTGGTCAGTTGAAATCAGGACGGCATCGTACTTCTTCAAGTTCGCGGCCGTGAGTGGCACGGAAACCATTCGCAGGTCGTGCTCGCGACCCTTATGGGTCCTTGGCACGTGCGGATCGTTGTAGTCCACTTTTGCCCCGCGATGCCGCAGGAGATGGATCAATTCGATCGTGGGGCTTTCGCGGATATCGTCCACGTCTTTTTTATAGGCCAGACCGAGCACGAGAATCTTCGAGCCGTTGATCGACTTTTTGCGATCGTTCAGCGCCATCGCGAGGCGATTGATTACATACTCCGGCATGTGCGTGTTAATTTCGCCGGCGAGTTCGATGAACCGCGTCGATTCGCCATACTGCCGCGCCTTCCAGGTCAGGTAAAACGGATCGATCGGGATGCAGTGCCCGCCGAGTCCCGGTCCGGGGTAGAAGGCCGAAAATCCGAACGGCTTGGTCTTGGCCGCGTCGATGACATCCCAGACGTCGATGCCCATCTTGTCGAAGAGCACCTTCAGTTCATTGACCATCGCGATGTTCACGCATCGATAGACATTCTCGACGATCTTGGCGGCCTCGGCGATTTCACAGGTCGCAACGGGGATGACTCTGGCGATCGAGTTTTCGTAGAGCGCCAGCGCCAGACGCTGGCTCGCGCGGTCATGTCCGCCGACGACCTTGGGGATCGTTT from Phycisphaerae bacterium encodes the following:
- a CDS encoding nucleotide sugar dehydrogenase, with product MGMGYVGLPLARTFGKAGYSILAFDVDPQKVKMLNTGKSYIQHIPDSQIQTLIDSKRFRATANMADLGKPDVIVICVPTPLSKTRDPDMSYVESTAHAIGKTLRPGQLITLESTTYPGTTRDLVKPILQKASGLKAGKDFFLAYSPEREDPGRKDYTTETIPKVVGGHDRASQRLALALYENSIARVIPVATCEIAEAAKIVENVYRCVNIAMVNELKVLFDKMGIDVWDVIDAAKTKPFGFSAFYPGPGLGGHCIPIDPFYLTWKARQYGESTRFIELAGEINTHMPEYVINRLAMALNDRKKSINGSKILVLGLAYKKDVDDIRESPTIELIHLLRHRGAKVDYNDPHVPRTHKGREHDLRMVSVPLTAANLKKYDAVLISTDHSAYDYDFIVRNSKLVVDSRNATAKVKRGRDRIVKA